A window of Cellulomonas sp. SLBN-39 genomic DNA:
TGTTCGGCATCGCCGTGGGTCGGGTGTGGCGCGAGGTCGAGGGCACGCTGGCCGCGCTGCCGACCGAGCGCGCCGAGGACGAGCAGGCCGTGCCGGCGGGCAGCCCGCAGGACGAGCTCGCCGCGCGCCGGCAGGCACGCACCGCCGGCTGAGACCGGGACGACGTCAGGCCCGGCCCCGCGGGGGACCGGGCCTGCTCCGCGTGACCGCGCACCCGCCGTCGCGGTGCCCGGCGTGCCGGTGGTGCGGGCTCAGCGACCGCGTTCGACGCGGGGCGCGCGCAGCGCGCGGTCGAGCAGCTGGTCGAAGACACCGGCGAGCTCGGCCGCCGCCGCGCCGGGCCAGGCGTGCACGGGCTGCGCCGCGCCCTGCGCCTGCTGCAGCGCGGCGCGCTCGGGCACGTGCGGGGACAGGACGAGGGGACCGTACAGACCCTGCAGCTCCTCGAGCCGGTACGCCTGCTCGACCGACCGGGCCCGGACCCGGTTGACGACGATGCCGAGCGGCTGCAGCGCCGGGGCCGGGCCGCGGCGCAGCTCGTCGATCGTGCGCATCGCACGCCCGACGGCCATCACCGCGAACAGCCCGGGCTCGGTGACGACCACGGCCCGGTCGCACGCGGTCAGCCCGGTGCGGGTGAGGCCGCCGAGGGACGGCGGGCAGTCGATGAGCACCAGGTCGTACCCGGTGGCGAACGACAGCGCGTAGGCCAGCCGCCCCGTCTCGGCGTCGTCGAGGCGGTCGTGCAGGACCGTGCGCTCGGACCCGAGGAGGACGTCGAGCCCGGACTCGGCCCACCCGGACCGGCCCGTCGCAGCCTCCAGGGCGGGGCCGCCGGGGGAGTCGAGCACCGTCGAGACGTCACCGCCGCCGGGCCGCGACGCCCCCAGGGACATCGTGCTGTCCCCCTGGGGGTCGAGGTCGACGACCAGCGTCCGCAGACCGCGCTCGAGCGCGGCGGACGCCAGTCCGAGGGTCACCGACGTCTTGCCGACGCCTCCCTTGAGGCTGCACACACCGAGGACGAGCACGCCACCCACCGTAGCCGCGCACGGGTGCGGGGTGAAACGTGGTGCGCGCCACGGCGTGGCGCGGCGCGGGAGCCGGGGGCAGGATGACGCCATGCCTCTGACCCTGACCCGCCACGGCCATGCCTGCGTCCGCCTGACCCGCGACGACGGGGCCCGTCTGGTCGTCGACCCCGGCTCCTTCAGCGACGTCGCGACGGCCCTCGACGGGGTGGACGCGGTCCTCGTGACGCACGAGCACCCGGACCACCTCGACACCGACGCGGTGGTCGCCGCGACCGGGCGGGGGGTCCAGGTCTGGGCGCCGGCCGCCGTCGTGGAGCAGCTCGCCGCCGTGGGTGCGCCCGTGGCAGCGCTGCACGCCGTGCAGCCCGGCGACGCCCTGACCGTCGGCGGCCTCGACGTCCAGGTGCTCGGCGGCTGGCACGAGGTCATCCACCCCGACGTGCCGCGCCTGACCAACGTGGCGTACCTCGTCGAGGGCGCGGTGCTGCACCCGGGCGACGCGTTCACCCTGCCGCCGGCCGGTGCAGCCGTGCGGGTGCTCCTGGAGCCCGTCGGGGCACCGTGGCTGCGCATGGCCGACGCCGTCGACCACGTGCGCGCCGTCGCGCCCGACCGCGTCGTCCCGATCCACGACGCCACGCTGTCCGACGCCGGCCGCGCCCTGGCCGCACGCCTGCTGGGGCAGCTGACCACCGCCCGGGTCGTCGAGCCCGCCGCGGGCGAACCCGTCGAGGTCTGACGGCTCCCGGTCGCCGGGCGCCGCGCGCGTGGCTACCGTGGCGGCGTCGGCAGGCCGCGACCGTGAGGAGACGTGCGATGAGCGAGCACCTGGGGGAGATCCCCGAGCTGGAGTTCGACGAGACGGTCCCGCCGCGGCCCGAGGAGGACGTCGCCGACGTCGCCCGCGCCGTCCCCGACCCGGCGGGCCACGGCGCGCCCCCGCAGAGCGTGGAGCCCGTCGGTGAGCAGCGC
This region includes:
- a CDS encoding ParA family protein, which encodes MLVLGVCSLKGGVGKTSVTLGLASAALERGLRTLVVDLDPQGDSTMSLGASRPGGGDVSTVLDSPGGPALEAATGRSGWAESGLDVLLGSERTVLHDRLDDAETGRLAYALSFATGYDLVLIDCPPSLGGLTRTGLTACDRAVVVTEPGLFAVMAVGRAMRTIDELRRGPAPALQPLGIVVNRVRARSVEQAYRLEELQGLYGPLVLSPHVPERAALQQAQGAAQPVHAWPGAAAAELAGVFDQLLDRALRAPRVERGR
- a CDS encoding MBL fold metallo-hydrolase, with the translated sequence MPLTLTRHGHACVRLTRDDGARLVVDPGSFSDVATALDGVDAVLVTHEHPDHLDTDAVVAATGRGVQVWAPAAVVEQLAAVGAPVAALHAVQPGDALTVGGLDVQVLGGWHEVIHPDVPRLTNVAYLVEGAVLHPGDAFTLPPAGAAVRVLLEPVGAPWLRMADAVDHVRAVAPDRVVPIHDATLSDAGRALAARLLGQLTTARVVEPAAGEPVEV